The Shewanella sp. KX20019 genome window below encodes:
- the gcvT gene encoding glycine cleavage system aminomethyltransferase GcvT, whose amino-acid sequence MANKTVLFNKHLESNGKMVDFHGWDMPLNYGSQIEEHHAVRQDAGMFDVSHMTVVDVIGDDACAFLRKLLANDVAKLKVPGKALYGGMLDHNGGVIDDLITYYLSDTEYRIVVNSATREKDLAWIAEQVKGFSVEVTERPELAMIAVQGPNAKAKAATVFNDAQNAAIEGMKPFFGVQADSLFIATTGYTGETGYEVIVPEAEAEALWQAFLDAGVKPCGLGARDTLRLEAGMNLYGLDMDESVNPLAANMGWTVAWAPEDRDFNGRKALEAIKAQGADKLVGLVMDAKGVIRHGMSVFFTDSDGVEQQGTITSGTFSPTLGYSIAMARVPRSIGDVAEVEMRKKRVPVKVIAPSFVRNGKQNF is encoded by the coding sequence ATGGCTAACAAAACTGTACTTTTTAACAAGCACCTAGAATCAAATGGCAAGATGGTAGATTTCCACGGTTGGGATATGCCACTTAACTACGGTTCACAAATCGAAGAGCACCACGCAGTGCGTCAAGACGCGGGTATGTTCGACGTATCACACATGACTGTGGTCGATGTGATTGGTGACGACGCTTGTGCCTTCTTACGTAAGTTGCTAGCCAATGACGTAGCCAAGCTAAAAGTACCAGGCAAAGCCCTGTACGGCGGCATGCTTGATCACAACGGCGGCGTTATCGACGACCTAATCACCTATTACCTTTCTGATACTGAGTATCGCATCGTGGTTAACTCTGCGACTCGCGAAAAAGACTTAGCTTGGATTGCCGAGCAGGTTAAAGGTTTCAGCGTTGAAGTGACCGAGCGTCCAGAGCTGGCAATGATTGCCGTTCAAGGCCCTAACGCCAAAGCAAAAGCCGCGACTGTATTTAACGACGCGCAAAACGCTGCGATTGAAGGCATGAAGCCATTCTTTGGCGTGCAAGCTGACTCACTCTTTATTGCCACTACCGGTTATACCGGCGAAACAGGTTACGAAGTTATCGTTCCTGAAGCTGAAGCCGAAGCATTATGGCAAGCATTTTTAGACGCAGGCGTTAAGCCATGCGGACTCGGCGCACGTGACACCCTTCGTCTTGAAGCGGGCATGAACCTATATGGCCTCGATATGGACGAAAGTGTTAACCCACTGGCAGCCAACATGGGCTGGACTGTGGCATGGGCACCAGAAGATCGCGATTTCAACGGTCGTAAGGCCCTCGAAGCGATTAAAGCGCAAGGCGCAGACAAGTTAGTCGGTCTTGTGATGGATGCTAAAGGCGTGATCCGTCACGGCATGTCAGTGTTCTTTACAGACAGTGACGGTGTTGAGCAACAAGGCACTATTACTAGTGGCACCTTCTCGCCAACGCTAGGTTACTCAATCGCCATGGCGCGCGTACCGCGTAGCATTGGTGATGTTGCAGAAGTAGAGATGCGTAAGAAGCGCGTCCCTGTTAAAGTGATTGCACCGTCGTTTGTACGTAACGGCAAACAAAATTTTTAA
- the gcvH gene encoding glycine cleavage system protein GcvH, producing the protein MSNIPAELKYASSHEWIRKEEDGSYTVGISEHAQELLGDMVFIELPDVGDELNSGEDCAVAESVKAASDIYSPLTGEVIAVNEALEDSPELVNSDAFGDGWFFRVMPTDLAELENLLDAEGYQAVIDDE; encoded by the coding sequence ATGAGCAATATCCCAGCTGAACTTAAATATGCTTCTTCTCACGAATGGATCCGCAAAGAGGAAGACGGTAGCTACACAGTAGGTATCAGTGAGCACGCTCAAGAGCTATTGGGTGACATGGTGTTTATTGAGCTGCCAGACGTTGGCGACGAGCTAAACTCAGGTGAAGACTGTGCCGTCGCTGAATCAGTAAAAGCCGCTTCAGACATCTACTCACCACTAACAGGTGAAGTTATTGCCGTTAACGAAGCGCTAGAAGATTCACCAGAGCTGGTTAACAGTGACGCATTTGGTGACGGTTGGTTCTTCCGCGTTATGCCAACTGACCTCGCTGAGCTAGAAAATTTGCTTGATGCCGAAGGATATCAAGCGGTTATCGACGACGAATAA
- the gcvP gene encoding aminomethyl-transferring glycine dehydrogenase, which yields MTKETLTQLEQHELFLRRHIGPGADQQQEMLNFVGAESLEDLTGQIVPESILLNRDLAVGDSCGEAEGMAYIRQIADKNKVFKSYIGMGYYGTEVPSVVQRNVLENPGWYTAYTPYQPEIAQGRLEAILNFQQLSMDLTGLDLASSSLLDEATAAAEAMAMAKRVSKAKKANIYFVADDVFPQTIDVIKTRAECFGFEVVVGPAQDAVNYDLFGAQFQYTNRYGQIVDHSELFAQLHAKKAIVSVAADIMSLVILKSPGSMGADVVFGNSQRFGVPMGFGGPHAAFFVTRDAHKRSLPGRIIGVSQDTRGNRALRMAMQTREQHIRREKANSNICTAQVLLANMASFYAVFHGPQGLKVIADRIHRLTNILAAGLTANGVELLNSTWFDTLSLKGLDVAAVTARSEAAGLNLRIDSDGVLGVSLAETTTRSDVAELFEVILGADHGLDVAKLDDDILANGSSSIPAELVRCDAILTHPTFNRYQSETEMMRYIKRLENKDLALNHSMISLGSCTMKLNAATEMMPISWPEFGNMHPFCPQNQALGYAQLLEELSTWLVDITGYDAVSLQPNSGAQGEYAGLLAIKQYHESRGDAHRNICLIPQSAHGTNPASAQLAGMKIVVTACDKAGNIDMDDLRTKAAEVADNLSCIMVTYPSTHGVYEETIAEICDVIHEFGGQVYLDGANMNAQVGLTSPGFIGADVSHLNLHKTFAIPHGGGGPGMGPIGVKKHLAPFLSGHTVVKHGLESDNNGAVSAAPYGSAGILPITWMYIKLLGKKGLRQSTQVALLNANYMMKKLSEHYPVLYTGRNDRVAHECIIDLRPLKESSGVTEMDIAKRLNDYGFHAPTMSFPVAGTLMIEPTESESKVELDRFIEAMISIRGEVAKVEAGEWPADNNPLHNAPHTLADIMDSEFDSRPYSREEAVFPTAAVKLNKFWPTVNRIDDVFGDRNLMCACVPISDYE from the coding sequence ATGACCAAAGAAACCCTTACGCAGTTAGAGCAGCACGAATTATTTCTTCGTCGTCATATCGGCCCAGGTGCCGATCAGCAACAAGAGATGCTGAATTTTGTGGGTGCTGAATCGTTAGAAGACTTGACCGGACAAATTGTTCCAGAGTCTATCCTTCTTAATCGTGACCTCGCCGTTGGCGATTCATGTGGTGAAGCCGAAGGCATGGCTTATATTCGCCAAATCGCGGATAAAAACAAAGTCTTCAAAAGCTACATAGGTATGGGTTACTACGGTACTGAAGTCCCGAGCGTTGTTCAGCGTAACGTGCTTGAAAATCCAGGTTGGTACACGGCATATACGCCATATCAACCAGAGATTGCTCAAGGTCGTCTTGAAGCTATCCTTAACTTCCAGCAGCTATCAATGGACCTTACCGGCCTTGATCTAGCCTCTTCATCACTGCTTGATGAAGCCACTGCGGCCGCCGAAGCAATGGCGATGGCTAAGCGTGTTTCTAAAGCGAAAAAAGCCAACATCTACTTTGTGGCTGATGACGTATTCCCACAAACAATCGACGTGATAAAGACTCGCGCTGAATGTTTTGGTTTTGAAGTGGTTGTCGGCCCAGCACAGGACGCCGTTAACTACGACCTCTTTGGTGCGCAGTTCCAGTACACCAACCGTTATGGTCAAATTGTTGATCACAGCGAACTGTTTGCACAGTTACATGCAAAGAAGGCTATTGTTTCAGTCGCGGCCGACATCATGTCACTGGTTATCCTTAAGTCTCCAGGTTCTATGGGCGCCGATGTGGTATTTGGTAACTCACAGCGCTTTGGTGTTCCAATGGGCTTTGGTGGTCCACACGCGGCATTCTTCGTCACACGTGATGCACACAAGCGCTCACTACCAGGCCGTATTATCGGTGTATCACAAGATACTCGCGGTAACCGTGCCCTGCGTATGGCAATGCAAACGCGCGAGCAACATATTCGCCGCGAAAAAGCTAACTCAAATATCTGTACCGCACAGGTATTACTGGCCAACATGGCGTCGTTCTACGCAGTATTCCACGGCCCACAGGGTCTTAAGGTGATTGCCGATCGCATCCACCGCCTAACCAACATTCTTGCTGCAGGCCTAACCGCTAACGGCGTTGAACTGCTTAACAGCACTTGGTTCGACACCTTATCCCTTAAAGGGCTAGACGTTGCCGCAGTGACTGCACGCTCAGAAGCGGCAGGTCTTAACTTGCGCATCGACAGCGATGGCGTGCTGGGCGTGAGCTTGGCGGAAACAACGACACGCAGTGACGTTGCAGAGCTATTTGAGGTTATCTTGGGCGCAGATCATGGTCTAGATGTCGCTAAGCTTGACGATGACATTCTTGCTAACGGCAGCAGCTCAATTCCTGCAGAGCTAGTACGCTGTGATGCTATCCTGACGCACCCAACCTTTAATCGCTACCAGAGCGAAACCGAGATGATGCGTTACATCAAGCGGTTAGAGAACAAAGATCTGGCATTGAACCACTCAATGATCTCACTCGGTTCATGCACCATGAAGCTAAACGCAGCCACCGAGATGATGCCTATCTCTTGGCCTGAATTTGGTAACATGCACCCATTCTGCCCGCAAAACCAAGCGCTGGGTTATGCACAGCTGCTTGAAGAGCTTTCAACTTGGTTAGTGGATATTACCGGTTACGATGCGGTATCCCTGCAGCCTAACTCGGGTGCACAAGGTGAGTACGCCGGTCTGCTAGCGATAAAGCAGTACCATGAGTCACGCGGTGATGCACACCGAAACATCTGCCTTATCCCACAATCGGCTCACGGTACTAACCCTGCTTCAGCGCAACTCGCTGGCATGAAAATCGTGGTTACTGCCTGTGATAAAGCCGGTAACATCGACATGGACGACCTGCGCACTAAAGCGGCAGAAGTGGCTGACAACCTATCGTGCATCATGGTGACCTACCCATCGACTCACGGTGTGTATGAAGAAACCATTGCGGAAATTTGTGACGTTATCCATGAGTTCGGCGGTCAGGTTTACCTTGATGGCGCCAACATGAACGCACAGGTTGGCCTTACATCACCAGGCTTTATCGGTGCTGACGTATCACACCTTAACCTACACAAAACCTTCGCGATCCCACATGGCGGCGGCGGACCAGGTATGGGCCCAATCGGTGTTAAAAAGCACCTTGCGCCATTCCTATCGGGTCATACTGTGGTTAAGCATGGTCTAGAATCTGACAACAATGGTGCCGTATCTGCTGCGCCATACGGTAGCGCTGGTATCCTGCCTATCACTTGGATGTACATCAAGTTATTAGGTAAGAAGGGTCTACGTCAATCGACTCAAGTAGCACTGCTTAACGCTAACTACATGATGAAGAAGCTGTCTGAGCATTATCCTGTGCTTTATACCGGCCGAAATGATCGTGTTGCCCATGAGTGCATCATCGACTTGCGCCCACTTAAAGAGTCATCGGGTGTGACTGAGATGGATATCGCCAAGCGTCTTAACGATTACGGCTTCCACGCGCCAACCATGAGTTTCCCAGTTGCGGGCACCTTAATGATTGAGCCAACAGAGTCAGAATCTAAGGTAGAGCTAGATAGATTCATCGAAGCGATGATCTCTATTCGCGGCGAAGTCGCTAAAGTAGAAGCAGGCGAGTGGCCAGCGGACAACAACCCGCTACACAACGCGCCGCATACACTAGCCGACATCATGGATAGCGAGTTTGATTCACGTCCATATAGCCGCGAAGAGGCCGTGTTCCCAACGGCAGCGGTTAAGCTAAACAAGTTCTGGCCTACGGTTAACCGTATTGATGACGTGTTTGGTGATCGAAACCTTATGTGTGCTTGTGTACCAATCTCTGACTACGAATAA
- a CDS encoding DUF4365 domain-containing protein, whose product MQYKSRSVTGDAGEYFFAYKLTSMFSWVVRLLDVDLGVDAEVEVVEQEKSEFRLIKVQIKSSTNITGNTHSISVSEEHISYWKNSNLPVIVCLVDLTTEKIYWRKIESEGDYSTSGVSCKVQFDLTKHELTASTKEALIDIAIPNEVKEYERLKDLLNIELNKLPCPVRHYSGHCGEELSTLYDAIAIARPLLDKLRNLIFIHPNIGNNGVNSRTENIQLFLNQSSNYCDLCNREENGYD is encoded by the coding sequence ATGCAATATAAAAGTAGAAGTGTTACTGGAGATGCAGGAGAATATTTCTTTGCATATAAATTAACATCTATGTTTTCTTGGGTAGTTAGGCTCCTTGACGTTGATTTAGGGGTGGATGCTGAAGTAGAAGTCGTAGAGCAAGAAAAAAGTGAATTTAGATTAATTAAAGTTCAAATTAAATCTTCTACAAACATAACAGGAAACACGCATAGTATCAGTGTTTCAGAAGAGCATATTTCGTATTGGAAGAATAGTAATTTACCTGTAATTGTTTGCCTTGTTGATTTAACAACCGAGAAAATATATTGGCGAAAAATTGAATCAGAAGGCGATTACTCCACAAGTGGCGTCAGTTGTAAAGTGCAATTTGACTTAACAAAGCATGAGTTAACAGCATCAACAAAAGAAGCTCTGATTGATATAGCTATACCAAATGAGGTCAAAGAGTATGAACGTTTGAAAGATCTTTTGAATATTGAGCTTAACAAACTTCCATGCCCTGTTAGGCATTATTCTGGTCATTGTGGTGAAGAGTTAAGCACTTTATATGATGCAATAGCGATTGCTCGGCCTCTGCTCGATAAACTAAGAAATCTGATATTTATCCACCCAAATATTGGTAATAACGGTGTGAACTCTAGAACAGAAAATATTCAACTGTTCTTAAATCAAAGTTCAAATTACTGTGATTTATGCAATAGGGAAGAAAACGGTTACGATTAG
- a CDS encoding transposase, producing MPRPRSTLISLEDTPYYHCCSRVVRRAFLCGDDKYTGKNYDHRRGWVEAQILKLTEVFAIDVAAYAVMSNHLHVVLYVDLDTVNNWSDKEVVEQWHKLFNGTDLTQKFVKGEVIEECMVGALKHLIATYRSRLSDVSWFMRCLNEPIARQANFEDNCTGHFWEGRFKSQALLDDAAVLACMAYVELNPIRAEMAKTPEKSDYTSLQLRVNAALKGKQPAKLLPFIGNEKKYQPKGINFSLKDYLILVDETGRIIRDDKRGSISSNAEKILSRLNIPSDNWLKIATDFGKLFHGPVGSLQELTHYCEHLEKRRRHFASSCQYFSAS from the coding sequence ATGCCCCGTCCCAGAAGTACGTTGATTAGCTTAGAAGACACTCCCTATTATCACTGTTGTAGCCGTGTCGTTCGGCGCGCGTTTTTATGTGGAGACGATAAGTATACCGGCAAGAATTACGACCATCGTCGCGGGTGGGTTGAAGCGCAAATATTGAAATTAACTGAAGTGTTTGCGATTGATGTTGCGGCGTATGCCGTGATGAGTAATCACTTGCACGTAGTGCTCTATGTTGACCTGGATACTGTAAATAACTGGTCAGATAAAGAGGTGGTTGAACAGTGGCACAAGTTATTCAATGGTACTGATTTAACGCAAAAATTTGTTAAGGGAGAGGTGATTGAAGAGTGTATGGTCGGGGCATTAAAACACTTAATAGCGACTTACCGTTCACGTTTGAGTGATGTTAGCTGGTTTATGCGTTGTCTTAATGAACCGATTGCTCGGCAGGCTAATTTTGAAGATAACTGCACAGGGCATTTCTGGGAAGGGCGCTTCAAAAGTCAAGCATTGCTGGATGATGCCGCAGTGCTGGCCTGTATGGCCTATGTAGAGCTTAATCCTATTCGCGCTGAGATGGCTAAAACGCCTGAAAAATCAGACTACACCAGTCTCCAACTGAGAGTGAATGCCGCTCTGAAAGGGAAGCAACCAGCCAAGCTCTTACCTTTTATCGGTAATGAAAAGAAGTATCAACCAAAAGGTATCAATTTTTCGCTTAAAGATTACTTGATACTTGTCGATGAAACGGGGAGGATTATTCGTGATGACAAACGAGGTTCTATCTCCTCCAATGCAGAGAAGATATTGAGTAGACTGAATATTCCTAGCGATAACTGGCTGAAAATAGCTACTGATTTTGGTAAGTTGTTTCATGGTCCAGTCGGGTCATTACAAGAACTGACCCATTACTGTGAGCATCTAGAAAAGCGACGACGGCACTTTGCGAGTAGCTGCCAGTACTTCTCGGCAAGTTGA
- a CDS encoding Na(+)/H(+) antiporter subunit D, translating into MWMLELPPFTLFFIGGLIAAMTSGKLRGAIMVAIPVISAMHLWTVPEGIHLQLTFLDYELVPYRADKLSLMFGYVFHIAAFISIIYSLHVKDTVQQVAAMLYAGSALGAVFAGDLLTLFVFWELLAFTSVFLIWARRTSRAYHAGMRYLIIQVLSGVILLVGALFYASETGSLSFEYIGLDSIAGWLIFIAFGIKCAFPFAHTWLTDAYPEATPTGTVLLSAFTTKVAVYALARAYPGTELLVYIGAAMTCFPIFFAVIENDLRRVLAYSLINQVGFMVVGIGIGTALAINGAIAHAFNDVIFKGLLFMSMGAVLHMTGRINGSDLGGLYKTMPKTTILCIVGAASISAFPLFSGFVSKSMVMSAALENGFDWIWLMLLFASAGVFHHAGIKIPYFAFFAHDSGLRASDPPRNMLFAMFIAASLCVAIGIYPAALYSLLPYDTGYNPYDATHVLAQTQLLLFSALAFVWLNLRNMYPPELRSTNLDVDWIYRRAIPNVLAKVFAVIWQADGAMRNAVRGKLSQCQSFIASKHKGLGGLLSGSYPSGNMVLWVAVLLASYLFLGFIG; encoded by the coding sequence ATGTGGATGCTTGAGTTACCGCCCTTCACCCTGTTCTTTATAGGCGGGCTTATTGCTGCAATGACCAGTGGCAAATTACGCGGTGCGATAATGGTGGCCATTCCTGTCATTAGCGCAATGCACCTGTGGACTGTGCCTGAGGGCATTCATCTGCAGCTGACGTTTTTAGATTATGAATTAGTGCCCTATCGCGCTGATAAACTGAGCTTGATGTTTGGCTATGTATTTCATATCGCCGCCTTCATCTCCATCATCTACTCGCTGCATGTTAAAGATACCGTACAGCAAGTTGCCGCCATGCTCTATGCAGGTAGTGCGCTAGGCGCAGTATTTGCCGGTGATCTGCTGACGCTATTTGTATTCTGGGAGCTACTGGCATTTACCTCGGTATTCTTAATCTGGGCGCGTAGAACGTCCCGCGCTTATCACGCCGGTATGCGCTACCTGATCATTCAAGTGCTATCGGGCGTGATCTTGCTGGTAGGGGCGCTATTTTATGCTTCTGAAACAGGCTCGCTATCTTTTGAGTATATTGGCCTAGATAGTATCGCTGGCTGGCTGATCTTTATCGCCTTTGGTATTAAATGTGCTTTCCCGTTTGCCCATACCTGGCTCACCGACGCCTATCCTGAAGCCACGCCAACCGGCACTGTGCTCCTTAGTGCATTTACCACTAAGGTGGCTGTTTATGCCTTAGCACGCGCCTACCCTGGCACTGAGTTGCTGGTATACATTGGCGCAGCCATGACCTGCTTCCCCATCTTCTTTGCAGTAATTGAAAATGATCTTCGCAGAGTGTTGGCCTATAGTTTGATAAACCAAGTGGGCTTTATGGTGGTGGGTATCGGGATCGGTACCGCACTGGCAATCAACGGCGCCATTGCACATGCTTTTAACGATGTGATCTTCAAAGGCTTGCTGTTTATGAGCATGGGCGCGGTCCTGCATATGACCGGCAGAATAAACGGCTCAGATCTGGGCGGCCTGTATAAGACCATGCCCAAGACCACCATACTCTGTATTGTCGGTGCGGCTTCTATCTCAGCCTTCCCGCTGTTCAGTGGCTTTGTCAGTAAATCTATGGTGATGTCAGCGGCGCTTGAAAACGGTTTTGACTGGATCTGGTTGATGCTGCTGTTCGCCTCAGCAGGCGTGTTCCATCATGCAGGGATCAAGATCCCCTACTTCGCCTTCTTCGCCCACGACTCAGGACTACGTGCCAGCGATCCACCGCGCAATATGTTGTTCGCCATGTTTATCGCTGCGAGCTTGTGTGTCGCCATCGGTATCTACCCTGCGGCGCTATACTCGCTGCTGCCATATGATACGGGTTACAACCCTTATGATGCGACCCACGTGTTAGCCCAAACTCAGCTGCTACTGTTCTCAGCCTTAGCCTTTGTGTGGTTGAACTTGAGAAACATGTACCCGCCAGAGCTGCGCTCGACCAACTTAGATGTAGATTGGATCTACAGACGCGCCATACCCAATGTGCTTGCCAAAGTGTTTGCAGTTATTTGGCAGGCAGACGGTGCAATGCGCAACGCGGTTCGCGGCAAGTTAAGCCAATGCCAGAGCTTTATTGCCAGCAAGCATAAAGGCTTAGGCGGCTTATTGTCAGGCTCATACCCATCTGGAAATATGGTGCTGTGGGTAGCCGTACTACTGGCGTCCTACCTGTTTCTCGGGTTTATTGGTTAG
- a CDS encoding monovalent cation/H+ antiporter subunit D family protein, giving the protein MNLSLELLLQLTIILPLLATLAILATGKHPNLREAVTISFSLAVLFCVINLYQGLSAGASIEVFWWQLLPGLEVSFVVEPLGMLFALIASFLWLITTLYAIGYMRGHGEDNQTRFYLCFALAISAVMGLAFSANLFTLFIFYEVLTLSTYPLVTHAGTEKAKQGGRVYLGILLGTSIAFFLLAIILTWFVAGTLDFTPGGIFGDNVDTSLAGAILVLFVFGIGKAAIMPFHRWLPAAMVAPTPVSALLHAVAVVKAGVFTILKVCVFIFGIELLPTLPTTEFLLYLAAASVLLASIVAMRQDNLKARLAYSTISQLGYITIGALLATTSGVIGSSMHIATHAFGKITLFFCAGAILVATHKSKISEMRGLGFTMPITMAAFFIASLSIIGVPPAGGTWSKWFLLMGTMETGYWVIMMVLMVSSLLNIAYLLPIPYHAFFPGKGHPAAKAGVKEAPLISLVAIAVTTLGCLILFIYPQPLYELAKTILTVPGVSHGH; this is encoded by the coding sequence ATGAATCTATCTTTGGAGCTGTTGCTACAGCTAACCATCATCTTGCCACTGCTCGCCACCTTGGCGATCTTGGCAACGGGAAAGCATCCCAACCTTCGTGAGGCTGTCACCATAAGCTTCAGTCTTGCGGTGCTCTTTTGTGTAATAAACCTCTATCAAGGCCTCAGTGCTGGTGCCTCTATCGAGGTGTTTTGGTGGCAGTTGCTACCAGGCCTTGAAGTCAGCTTTGTCGTTGAGCCATTAGGGATGCTGTTTGCCCTCATTGCCAGCTTTCTTTGGCTCATCACCACCCTTTACGCCATCGGCTATATGCGTGGTCACGGCGAGGATAACCAAACTCGCTTTTATCTCTGCTTTGCCTTAGCGATAAGTGCAGTGATGGGGCTGGCCTTTTCGGCCAACCTGTTCACGCTATTTATCTTCTACGAAGTGTTGACCCTATCCACTTATCCATTAGTGACCCACGCTGGCACAGAAAAAGCCAAGCAGGGAGGACGGGTCTATTTAGGAATTTTACTCGGCACCTCTATCGCCTTTTTCCTACTGGCGATTATCTTAACTTGGTTTGTGGCTGGCACCTTGGACTTCACCCCAGGCGGCATCTTCGGCGACAACGTCGATACCAGCCTAGCGGGCGCAATACTGGTGCTGTTTGTTTTTGGTATTGGTAAAGCGGCCATCATGCCGTTCCATCGCTGGCTACCCGCTGCCATGGTCGCGCCGACACCAGTGAGCGCGCTGCTGCATGCCGTAGCGGTTGTTAAGGCTGGCGTGTTCACCATATTAAAGGTCTGTGTGTTTATCTTTGGTATCGAGTTACTGCCCACCCTGCCGACAACCGAGTTCCTGCTCTACCTAGCGGCTGCATCTGTGCTGCTCGCCTCAATAGTAGCCATGCGTCAGGACAACTTAAAAGCGCGCCTTGCCTACTCGACAATCAGCCAGCTGGGCTATATCACCATAGGTGCGTTGCTGGCCACCACATCTGGTGTTATCGGCAGCTCGATGCACATTGCGACTCATGCGTTTGGTAAGATCACTCTGTTCTTCTGTGCCGGCGCCATTCTGGTCGCCACTCATAAATCTAAGATAAGCGAAATGCGCGGTCTGGGCTTTACTATGCCTATCACCATGGCGGCCTTTTTTATCGCCAGCCTGAGTATTATTGGCGTACCACCAGCTGGCGGTACTTGGAGTAAGTGGTTTCTGTTGATGGGCACCATGGAAACAGGTTATTGGGTCATCATGATGGTATTGATGGTGAGTTCACTGCTCAATATCGCCTACCTATTGCCTATCCCATACCATGCGTTTTTCCCTGGCAAGGGACATCCAGCGGCAAAGGCTGGGGTCAAGGAAGCACCGCTAATCTCTTTGGTTGCGATAGCTGTCACCACTTTAGGTTGCCTTATCTTGTTCATCTATCCACAGCCCCTCTATGAGTTGGCCAAAACCATCTTAACTGTACCTGGAGTTAGCCATGGACATTAA
- a CDS encoding monovalent cation/H+ antiporter subunit D family protein — protein sequence MLAHLPILQVIVPLMAAPLCWFLNRSKLVWLFALFVCAFTCLNSMFLLQQVMSSGTIIYQLGGWDAPWGIEYRIDELNALLLLIISSVGTVVLFAAHTSIQKELPEDRHTLFYSLYLLSITGMFGIVSTGDVFNVFVFLEISSLSAYALIALGKDRRALWAAYQYLIMGTIGATFILIGIGLLYQMTGTLNMADLATRLAEVNQTRTVFAAFAFLIVGVCLKLALFPLHLWLPNAYAYAPSIVTAFLAATATKVAVYLLIRFTYTVFGIEFSFTTLPLQNIFIILGLVGVFAASTAAIYKTNVKHIFAYSSIAQVGYMIIGYAINTTTGLMATLLHLFNHALMKSALFLALGAVMYRIGSVQLSQFQGLGRQMPLTMAAIVVAGLSLIGVPLTVGFVSKWYLLVAAIEEGMWPVAVLVLLGSLLAVLYIWRIVEIAYFKPPLPGREAVQEAPWTFLAPIWALVLANIYFGIDTRLSVQVAQAASQSLFGINP from the coding sequence GTGCTAGCCCATCTGCCTATTTTACAAGTTATTGTGCCGCTGATGGCAGCGCCTTTATGCTGGTTCCTAAACCGCTCTAAACTGGTATGGCTATTTGCCCTATTCGTTTGCGCTTTTACCTGCCTCAATAGCATGTTTTTACTACAACAGGTGATGAGTTCAGGCACCATTATCTATCAACTCGGTGGCTGGGATGCCCCTTGGGGTATCGAATATCGTATCGATGAGCTCAACGCTCTTCTGCTGCTGATCATCTCTTCTGTCGGTACGGTCGTGCTATTTGCAGCCCATACCAGTATCCAAAAAGAGCTGCCTGAAGATCGCCACACACTCTTTTATAGCCTGTATCTACTGTCAATAACGGGCATGTTCGGCATCGTATCCACTGGCGATGTGTTCAATGTATTCGTATTTTTGGAGATCTCCTCACTATCGGCCTATGCGCTGATTGCACTTGGCAAAGATAGACGCGCCCTTTGGGCCGCTTATCAATATCTGATCATGGGCACCATAGGTGCGACCTTTATTTTGATCGGCATCGGCTTGCTGTACCAGATGACGGGAACGCTGAATATGGCCGATCTCGCCACTCGGCTTGCAGAGGTTAACCAAACCCGCACCGTATTTGCCGCGTTTGCCTTTTTGATTGTCGGCGTCTGTCTAAAACTGGCACTGTTCCCACTGCACCTGTGGTTACCTAATGCCTACGCCTATGCGCCTTCAATAGTGACAGCTTTTCTCGCTGCCACGGCGACTAAAGTTGCGGTTTACCTACTGATCCGCTTCACCTATACGGTATTTGGCATCGAGTTTTCCTTCACTACCTTGCCACTGCAGAACATATTTATCATCCTTGGTCTGGTCGGGGTTTTCGCAGCCTCAACGGCAGCGATATATAAAACCAATGTTAAACATATCTTCGCCTATTCGAGTATCGCTCAAGTTGGCTACATGATCATTGGTTATGCCATCAACACGACCACAGGCCTGATGGCCACCCTGCTGCACCTGTTTAATCACGCCCTGATGAAGAGCGCGCTATTTTTAGCCCTCGGCGCGGTGATGTACCGCATCGGCAGCGTACAACTTAGCCAGTTCCAAGGGCTAGGCAGGCAGATGCCCCTCACTATGGCAGCTATTGTTGTCGCTGGTTTGAGTTTGATTGGCGTGCCGTTAACCGTTGGCTTTGTCAGCAAGTGGTACCTGCTTGTTGCCGCCATTGAAGAGGGCATGTGGCCAGTGGCAGTATTGGTACTACTGGGCTCACTATTGGCTGTGCTTTATATATGGCGTATCGTTGAGATAGCCTACTTTAAGCCTCCTCTACCGGGTCGTGAAGCGGTGCAGGAAGCCCCTTGGACCTTCCTTGCCCCAATTTGGGCACTGGTACTGGCCAATATCTATTTTGGTATCGATACCCGCCTTAGTGTGCAGGTGGCACAGGCGGCTTCTCAAAGCTTGTTTGGAATTAACCCATGA